One Acetonema longum DSM 6540 DNA window includes the following coding sequences:
- a CDS encoding DUF2179 domain-containing protein translates to MLTALVAHPFAGYLFIFFARVMDVSLDVFRLLLLTRGYAMPAALIGFVEVTIFVTALSTVIGSGITDPIKIVAYAAGFATGNLVGIYVEGRMAVGYVAIQIFPSQDYCQDLLDRLRKSDFGFTSLSGQGRSGPREVFIVTVKRKDLPRILQILDETAPDTFFNISDVRSIRGGIFPHRNI, encoded by the coding sequence ATGCTTACTGCCTTAGTTGCCCATCCGTTCGCCGGGTACCTTTTTATTTTTTTCGCCAGAGTTATGGATGTATCCCTTGATGTTTTCCGGCTGCTGCTATTGACCCGGGGCTATGCGATGCCAGCCGCGCTCATTGGTTTTGTGGAAGTGACGATTTTCGTTACGGCTCTTAGCACAGTGATTGGTAGTGGTATAACCGATCCGATTAAAATCGTAGCCTATGCCGCTGGTTTTGCCACCGGTAATCTGGTGGGAATATATGTTGAAGGGAGGATGGCGGTAGGATATGTAGCCATCCAGATTTTCCCCAGCCAGGATTACTGCCAGGACTTGCTGGACCGCCTGCGCAAAAGCGACTTTGGTTTCACCAGCCTTAGCGGACAGGGCCGATCCGGCCCCCGGGAAGTCTTTATCGTTACCGTCAAGCGCAAAGATCTGCCTCGGATTCTGCAGATCCTGGACGAGACTGCCCCTGACACATTTTTTAATATTTCTGATGTACGGTCGATCCGTGGAGGAATCTTTCCCCACCGTAATATTTAG
- a CDS encoding ABC-F family ATP-binding cassette domain-containing protein, which produces MISTTALSLRYGKRVLFEDVHIKFTPGNCYGLIGANGTGKSTFLKILSGEVEPSTGSVDITPGERLAVLKQNHYEFDEFEVLKTVIVGHARLYAIMEEKDALYAKSDFSDEDGIKVSELEGEFAELNGWDAETEAAKLLHGLGIGESLHCQKMKDLSGNEKVRVLLAQTLFGNPDILLLDEPTNHLDVESVQWLEDFLYNFENTVIVVSHDRHFLNKVCTHIADIDFGKIQLFVGNYDFWLESSELALRLSKEGNRKTEEKIKELQSFIQRFSANASKSKQATSRKKLLEKLTLEDIKPSSRKYPYIAFKSDREAGDQLLTVEGLTKIIDGEQVLPEVGFRVEKGDKIAFVGPKGLAKTTLFQVLMGEMQANSGDFKWGVTTSQAYFPKDNSSYFDGVDLNLVDWLRQFSRDQDETFIRGFLGRMLFSGEDSQKAANVLSGGEKVRCMIARMMLSGANVLIFDEPTNHLDLESITALNNGLISFEGTVFFVSHDHQFVQTVANRIIEITDNGIVDKRMTYDEYLESKKQ; this is translated from the coding sequence GTGATTAGTACAACTGCATTGAGTCTTCGATATGGGAAGCGGGTTTTATTTGAGGATGTCCATATCAAATTTACCCCGGGAAACTGTTATGGGCTGATTGGCGCTAATGGCACCGGCAAATCGACTTTCTTAAAAATTTTATCGGGTGAAGTTGAACCGAGTACAGGGAGCGTGGATATTACGCCGGGGGAACGCCTGGCTGTTCTTAAGCAAAATCATTATGAATTTGATGAATTTGAAGTCCTGAAAACCGTTATCGTGGGGCATGCCAGGCTGTATGCCATCATGGAAGAAAAAGATGCGCTCTATGCGAAATCGGATTTTTCGGACGAGGATGGGATAAAGGTATCCGAGCTGGAGGGTGAATTTGCCGAATTAAACGGATGGGATGCCGAGACCGAGGCGGCTAAACTCCTTCACGGCCTGGGAATTGGGGAAAGCCTCCACTGCCAAAAAATGAAGGATTTATCCGGCAATGAAAAAGTTCGGGTACTGCTGGCGCAAACTCTGTTTGGCAATCCTGATATACTGCTGCTGGATGAGCCGACTAACCATCTGGATGTGGAGTCTGTTCAGTGGCTTGAAGACTTCCTGTATAATTTTGAGAATACAGTTATTGTTGTTTCCCATGACCGTCACTTTCTAAATAAAGTTTGCACCCATATTGCCGACATTGATTTTGGCAAAATCCAACTCTTTGTTGGCAACTATGACTTTTGGCTCGAGTCAAGCGAACTGGCGTTAAGACTCTCGAAAGAAGGCAATAGGAAAACGGAAGAGAAGATAAAAGAACTCCAAAGCTTTATTCAGCGGTTTAGCGCCAATGCTTCCAAATCAAAGCAAGCGACATCGCGTAAGAAGCTGCTTGAGAAACTTACGCTGGAAGATATTAAGCCCTCTTCCCGTAAATATCCTTATATTGCCTTTAAGTCTGACCGTGAGGCTGGCGACCAGCTGCTTACAGTGGAAGGACTCACCAAAATCATAGACGGCGAGCAGGTGTTGCCGGAGGTTGGCTTTAGAGTAGAAAAAGGCGATAAGATCGCTTTCGTTGGACCCAAGGGCTTGGCCAAAACTACGCTGTTTCAAGTTCTAATGGGAGAAATGCAAGCGAATAGCGGCGACTTTAAGTGGGGTGTAACCACATCCCAAGCTTATTTCCCTAAAGATAACTCTTCTTACTTTGACGGCGTTGACCTTAATTTGGTGGATTGGCTGAGACAGTTTTCGCGAGACCAGGATGAAACGTTTATTCGGGGCTTCCTGGGACGGATGCTGTTTTCGGGAGAAGACAGCCAAAAAGCGGCAAACGTATTATCAGGCGGCGAGAAAGTTCGCTGTATGATTGCCCGGATGATGCTGAGCGGCGCGAATGTCCTCATATTCGATGAACCAACCAATCACTTGGATTTAGAATCAATTACGGCTTTAAATAACGGTCTGATTAGTTTTGAGGGCACTGTCTTCTTTGTGTCACACGACCATCAATTTGTTCAAACAGTAGCGAATCGTATCATTGAGATAACTGACAACGGAATAGTTGATAAACGGATGACCTATGACGAGTATTTAGAAAGCAAGAAACAGTAA
- a CDS encoding AAA family ATPase: MEIIVGTGVGILAYLQWKGFNILPVLFLLGIVAALFYVGNQHAVGRSFAAMDSRKARQSLIRFEDIGGQDVAKNELCEALEFIKNAAQVREMGIRPLKGVLLTGPPGTGKTLLAKAAAQFTNSSFLAASGSEFVEMYVGVGAQRIRKLFSQARDTARRNKLKSAVIFIDEIDVLGGKRGQSGNNQEHDQTLNELLVQMDGLSLEDEICCLVIAATNRPEALDQALLRPGRFDRQVRVDLPDKKGRLHILHLHTRNKPLAEAVDLEEIAADTFGFSGAHLENVANEAAILALRDGAGQIEMRHLRSAVEKVILGEKLDRTPVAEEKQRVAVHEAGHALVSELTRPGSVATVNVAARNNALGYVRQTQESDIYLYTKDQLLDRIAVALAGAAAEELMLGSRSTGAANDFKQATDVARQIVFAGLSELGVVSADDLPRDLLHQTVRSIIQNAGDKVNALLAGNSDALQRIVGVLQEQDSISGAELRAMMQKIA; this comes from the coding sequence ATGGAAATCATTGTCGGCACTGGCGTCGGGATTTTGGCGTATTTGCAATGGAAGGGATTTAATATCCTTCCGGTTTTGTTTTTGCTGGGGATTGTTGCCGCTTTGTTTTATGTCGGCAATCAGCATGCCGTTGGCCGCTCCTTTGCTGCGATGGACAGCCGGAAAGCCCGGCAGAGCCTGATCCGTTTCGAGGATATCGGCGGGCAGGACGTGGCGAAAAATGAATTGTGCGAAGCACTTGAATTCATTAAAAATGCGGCACAGGTCAGGGAGATGGGGATTCGCCCGCTCAAGGGAGTGCTTCTTACCGGACCGCCGGGAACGGGTAAAACCTTGCTGGCCAAGGCAGCCGCCCAGTTCACCAATTCGTCCTTCCTGGCCGCCAGCGGCTCGGAATTTGTCGAGATGTATGTGGGCGTAGGGGCTCAGCGTATCCGAAAATTGTTTAGCCAGGCCCGTGATACTGCCCGTAGAAACAAGCTGAAAAGCGCGGTCATCTTCATTGACGAGATCGACGTGCTGGGGGGAAAACGCGGCCAGAGCGGCAATAATCAGGAACACGATCAGACCTTAAACGAATTGCTGGTGCAAATGGACGGCTTGTCTCTGGAGGACGAGATATGCTGTCTGGTGATTGCGGCGACCAACCGGCCGGAGGCGCTGGATCAGGCGCTGTTGAGGCCCGGACGGTTTGACCGGCAGGTCCGGGTGGATCTTCCGGATAAGAAAGGCCGGTTGCATATTTTGCATTTGCATACCCGGAATAAGCCCTTGGCGGAGGCGGTAGACCTGGAAGAAATTGCCGCCGATACTTTCGGTTTCTCCGGGGCCCACCTGGAAAATGTGGCCAATGAAGCAGCTATCCTGGCCTTGCGGGACGGCGCCGGTCAAATCGAGATGCGTCATCTGCGCAGTGCCGTGGAAAAAGTTATTCTGGGGGAAAAGCTGGACAGGACGCCAGTCGCCGAAGAAAAGCAGCGGGTAGCGGTGCATGAAGCCGGGCATGCCCTGGTGAGCGAACTGACCCGGCCCGGGTCAGTGGCCACTGTCAATGTGGCTGCCCGTAACAACGCATTAGGTTATGTGCGTCAGACCCAAGAGTCTGATATTTATCTATACACCAAAGACCAGCTTTTAGACCGGATTGCCGTGGCTCTGGCCGGAGCAGCGGCGGAAGAACTGATGCTGGGCAGCCGCAGCACCGGAGCGGCGAACGATTTTAAGCAGGCGACAGATGTGGCCAGACAGATCGTGTTTGCCGGGTTATCCGAACTGGGAGTGGTGTCGGCTGACGATCTGCCGCGAGATCTTTTGCATCAGACGGTCAGGAGCATCATTCAAAACGCGGGCGATAAAGTGAATGCCCTGTTAGCCGGGAACAGCGACGCCTTGCAGCGTATTGTCGGCGTGCTGCAGGAACAGGACTCCATTTCCGGAGCAGAGTTACGGGCAATGATGCAAAAAATCGCCTAA